In Blautia sp. SC05B48, a single genomic region encodes these proteins:
- a CDS encoding deoxyguanosinetriphosphate triphosphohydrolase, whose product MNIRESMEQRERELLSPYASHSADTRGREHPEEECDVRTTYQRDRDRILHCKAFRRMKDKTQVFLAPQGDHYRTRLTHTLEVSQIARTIAKALRLNEDLVEAIALGHDLGHTPFGHAGERALDQVHPGGFAHYKQSVRVVEVLEKNGNGLNLTWEVRNGIMNHRTSGNPFTLEGQVVRFSDKIAYIHHDMDDAQRAGIITEDDIPVTMRTFLGYTTRERLNTFVHNIIENSMGKDSISMSPDVFEAMMELRALMFRNVYENPVARKEEDKVIQMLSELYGYYTDHPEAMSREYRELVEYRGVPKGQAVCDYISGMTDQYSMEKFREIYIPRAWEVY is encoded by the coding sequence ATGAACATCAGAGAGAGCATGGAACAGAGAGAACGGGAGCTTTTGAGTCCTTATGCTTCGCACAGCGCAGATACCAGAGGCCGGGAGCACCCGGAAGAGGAATGCGATGTGCGGACAACGTATCAGAGAGACAGAGACAGGATCCTTCACTGTAAGGCTTTTCGCCGTATGAAGGATAAGACACAGGTGTTTCTGGCACCACAGGGAGATCATTACCGGACCAGACTGACACATACACTGGAGGTATCGCAGATCGCCCGGACTATTGCCAAGGCACTTCGCTTAAATGAAGATCTGGTGGAAGCGATCGCTCTGGGACATGATCTGGGGCATACGCCTTTTGGACATGCAGGAGAGAGAGCGCTGGATCAGGTACATCCGGGTGGCTTTGCCCACTATAAGCAGAGCGTCCGGGTTGTGGAAGTACTGGAGAAAAACGGAAACGGGCTGAACCTTACCTGGGAAGTCCGCAATGGGATCATGAATCACCGCACCAGCGGAAATCCTTTCACACTGGAAGGACAGGTGGTACGTTTTTCTGACAAGATCGCCTATATCCACCATGATATGGACGATGCCCAGCGGGCAGGGATCATCACAGAAGATGATATTCCGGTCACAATGAGAACTTTTCTGGGCTATACCACGAGAGAACGGCTGAATACTTTCGTACATAATATTATAGAGAACAGTATGGGGAAAGACAGCATCTCCATGTCGCCGGATGTTTTTGAGGCGATGATGGAGCTTCGGGCGCTGATGTTCCGGAATGTCTATGAGAATCCGGTTGCCAGGAAAGAAGAGGATAAAGTGATCCAGATGCTGAGTGAACTGTACGGATATTATACCGACCATCCGGAGGCAATGTCCCGGGAATACAGGGAACTGGTGGAATACCGGGGAGTACCTAAGGGACAGGCAGTATGTGATTATATTTCGGGAATGACGGATCAGTATTCCATGGAGAAATTCAGGGAGATCTATATACCGAGAGCCTGGGAGGTCTATTAA
- a CDS encoding ATP-binding protein produces the protein MIDTHELKKRDLYLNKIIAFQDTEPVKVVTGIRRCGKSSLLKLMTIHLKETGITDNQILEMNFESHKFKNMTSDSLYEYVKQHIQPDKRMYLFFDEVQRVPNWEDAINSFRIDFNCDIYVTGSNAYMLSSEYATYLSGRCVEIKMLPLSFSEFLTFHDFEIRETKSALGGTRKQAFDKTGEHYELREVFDAYMRFGGMPGIADVGLDQEKALVLLEGIYSTVIMRDILERENRRGQKRITDPVLLKKIVMFLADNIGSSISVSSIGNTLVNEGLLEDGKRKGTPSAHTVQAYVNALLEAYFFYDIKRFDIKGKEFLRTLGKYYIVDIGLRNYLLGFRDRDSGHAIENVVYFELLRRGYDVSIGKVDNSEVDFIATKVDDKLYVQVTESMTSEDVRKRELAPLQKISDNYEKIVLSLNTGMDSSYDGIKSINLIDWLISE, from the coding sequence ATGATAGATACTCACGAACTCAAAAAAAGAGATTTATACTTAAATAAGATTATAGCATTTCAAGATACCGAGCCAGTTAAGGTTGTAACTGGAATTCGTAGATGTGGCAAGTCCAGCCTACTCAAACTAATGACTATTCATTTGAAAGAAACCGGAATCACAGACAACCAGATCCTTGAAATGAATTTTGAGTCACATAAATTTAAGAACATGACTAGCGATTCTCTCTACGAATACGTCAAGCAGCACATCCAGCCAGATAAAAGAATGTACCTTTTCTTTGATGAGGTTCAACGGGTTCCTAACTGGGAGGATGCAATCAACTCTTTCCGTATTGACTTCAATTGCGATATCTATGTCACTGGTTCGAATGCTTATATGCTCTCCTCTGAATATGCTACCTATTTATCAGGCAGATGCGTAGAGATAAAGATGCTTCCATTGTCTTTCTCTGAATTTTTAACATTCCATGATTTTGAAATAAGAGAAACCAAAAGTGCGTTAGGTGGCACACGCAAGCAAGCATTTGATAAAACCGGCGAACACTATGAACTCCGAGAGGTTTTCGATGCTTACATGCGTTTTGGCGGAATGCCGGGAATTGCTGATGTTGGACTGGACCAAGAAAAGGCTCTGGTGCTACTTGAGGGTATCTACTCAACTGTTATTATGAGAGATATTCTCGAACGTGAAAATCGCAGAGGTCAAAAGAGAATCACCGACCCTGTGCTTTTGAAAAAGATTGTCATGTTTCTTGCAGATAACATCGGAAGCAGTATTTCTGTTTCTTCCATTGGCAACACCTTAGTTAATGAAGGTCTTCTAGAAGATGGAAAGCGAAAAGGAACTCCAAGCGCTCACACCGTTCAGGCCTATGTGAATGCACTACTGGAAGCATACTTCTTCTATGACATCAAGAGATTTGATATTAAAGGAAAGGAATTCTTACGTACTCTTGGAAAATATTACATCGTTGATATCGGACTTAGAAACTATCTGCTTGGATTCAGAGACCGTGATAGCGGACATGCAATAGAAAATGTTGTTTACTTTGAACTGCTACGTAGAGGCTATGATGTCTCTATCGGCAAAGTGGATAATTCCGAAGTGGATTTTATCGCAACAAAAGTAGATGACAAACTTTATGTTCAGGTCACAGAATCCATGACCAGCGAAGATGTTCGCAAACGCGAATTAGCACCACTCCAGAAAATCAGCGATAACTACGAAAAAATAGTTCTATCCTTAAATACCGGAATGGATTCTTCCTACGATGGTATTAAATCCATCAACTTGATTGATTGGTTGATTTCAGAATAA
- a CDS encoding cupin domain-containing protein — protein MGIRRVENMCGGKGHVIIKDILEGDELKGKCGLYAQVTIEKGCSLGYHEHHGETETYYILSGEGEYDDNGVKRPVKAGDITITPDGKGHGLTNTGDTDLVFMALIIFD, from the coding sequence ATGGGTATCAGAAGAGTAGAAAATATGTGCGGCGGTAAAGGCCATGTGATCATCAAAGACATTCTTGAGGGAGACGAGCTGAAGGGAAAATGCGGACTTTACGCACAGGTTACCATCGAAAAAGGATGTTCTCTGGGATACCATGAGCATCATGGCGAGACAGAAACCTACTATATCTTAAGCGGTGAAGGCGAGTACGACGATAACGGTGTGAAACGCCCGGTAAAGGCCGGCGACATCACCATCACACCGGATGGAAAAGGACATGGTCTTACAAATACAGGCGACACAGATCTTGTGTTCATGGCACTGATCATTTTTGACTGA
- a CDS encoding LL-diaminopimelate aminotransferase: MVTVNQNYLKLPGSYLFSNIAKKVSAYKEANPEFKDSVISLGIGDVTQPLAPAIIDALHKSVDEMAHAETFHGYAPDLGYEFLRSAIAKNDYQSRGCDISADEIFVSDGAKSDSGNIQEIFGLDNKVAVCDPVYPVYVDTNVMAGRTGLYNKERENFDGVIYMPCKEENGFLPEIPADEVPDLIYLCFPNNPTGGAITKAALQEWVDYANKNGCVIIYDAAYEAYISEEDVPHSIYECEGARTCAIELRSFSKNAGFTGVRLGFTVVPKELVRDGVELHSLWARRHGTKFNGAPYIVQRAGEAVYSPEGKAQLKEQIAYYMRNAKTILEGLSAAGFSVSGGKNAPYIWLKTPDQMTSWEFFDYLLEKAHIVGTPGSGFGAHGEGYFRLTAFGSYENTLEAIERIKNL; the protein is encoded by the coding sequence ATGGTTACAGTAAATCAGAATTATTTAAAACTTCCGGGAAGCTATCTGTTTTCCAATATCGCAAAGAAGGTAAGCGCATATAAGGAGGCCAATCCGGAATTTAAGGATTCTGTGATCAGTCTTGGAATCGGTGATGTGACACAGCCCCTTGCACCGGCGATCATCGATGCCCTTCATAAATCCGTAGACGAGATGGCACACGCAGAAACCTTCCACGGATATGCTCCGGATCTCGGATATGAGTTCTTAAGAAGTGCCATTGCAAAAAATGATTATCAGTCCAGAGGCTGCGACATCAGCGCAGACGAGATCTTTGTTTCCGATGGAGCAAAAAGTGATTCCGGAAACATCCAGGAGATCTTCGGACTGGATAACAAGGTTGCAGTTTGCGACCCGGTTTATCCTGTATATGTAGATACTAACGTTATGGCTGGACGTACTGGCCTTTATAACAAAGAGCGTGAGAACTTTGACGGTGTGATCTACATGCCCTGCAAAGAGGAGAATGGTTTCCTTCCGGAGATTCCGGCAGATGAGGTACCGGATCTGATCTATCTCTGCTTCCCGAACAATCCCACCGGTGGTGCTATCACAAAGGCAGCTCTTCAGGAGTGGGTCGACTACGCCAACAAAAACGGCTGCGTGATCATCTATGATGCAGCATATGAGGCATATATTTCTGAGGAGGATGTCCCGCACAGCATTTATGAGTGCGAGGGTGCGAGAACCTGTGCCATCGAGCTTCGAAGCTTTTCCAAAAATGCTGGCTTTACAGGCGTTCGTCTTGGATTTACTGTTGTTCCGAAGGAACTGGTGCGTGATGGCGTAGAGCTTCACAGTCTCTGGGCAAGACGCCACGGAACCAAGTTTAACGGTGCTCCGTACATTGTACAGAGAGCAGGCGAGGCTGTTTACTCTCCGGAGGGAAAAGCACAGCTGAAGGAGCAGATCGCTTATTACATGCGTAATGCAAAGACGATCCTCGAGGGCCTTTCCGCAGCAGGATTTTCCGTGTCCGGTGGAAAAAATGCTCCATATATCTGGCTGAAAACACCGGATCAGATGACCTCCTGGGAGTTTTTTGATTATCTCCTTGAGAAAGCACACATCGTAGGAACACCAGGTTCAGGCTTTGGTGCACATGGTGAGGGATATTTCCGTCTGACAGCATTCGGAAGCTATGAGAATACTCTTGAGGCAATTGAGAGAATTAAAAATCTGTAA
- the gatB gene encoding Asp-tRNA(Asn)/Glu-tRNA(Gln) amidotransferase subunit GatB encodes MKQYETVIGLEVHVELATKTKIFCGCSTEFGGAPNTHTCPVCTGMPGSLPVLNKKVVEFAIKAGLAANCHIHQYCKFDRKNYFYPDNPQNYQISQLYLPICYDGAVEIETSAGKKTVRIHEMHMEEDAGKLIHDEWEDCSLVDYNRSGVPLIEIVSEPDMRSSEEVIAYLEKLRCTMQYLGVSDCKLQEGSMRADVNLSVREVGSETFGTRTEMKNLNSFKAIARAIEGERERQIELLEEGRAVVQETRRWDDNKESSHAMRSKEDAKDYRYFPDPDLPPIHISDAWIEELRTSIPELREAKMERYQKEYELPAYDAGILTESRHLAGLFEETAVLLGNPKKVANWFMVEVLRLTKDKGLDPERVSFTPKHLADLLSMVEKKEVSAQNAKKVFEKVFDEDIDPVVYIEENGLKIVEDTGLLTETVKKIVDANPGPLAELLGGKDKVMGFFVGQLMRELKGKANPDSVRKALAEEIERRR; translated from the coding sequence ATGAAACAGTATGAGACAGTCATAGGACTTGAGGTGCATGTGGAGCTTGCCACAAAAACAAAGATCTTCTGCGGATGCTCCACAGAATTCGGAGGCGCACCAAATACACATACCTGCCCGGTCTGCACCGGTATGCCGGGCTCTCTTCCGGTCCTCAACAAAAAAGTGGTAGAGTTTGCCATCAAGGCAGGTCTTGCGGCAAACTGTCATATCCATCAGTACTGTAAGTTTGACCGTAAGAACTATTTTTACCCGGATAACCCCCAGAACTACCAGATCTCTCAGCTGTATCTGCCGATCTGCTATGACGGAGCTGTTGAGATCGAGACTTCCGCAGGCAAAAAGACCGTACGTATCCATGAGATGCATATGGAGGAGGATGCTGGTAAGCTGATCCATGATGAGTGGGAGGACTGCTCCCTGGTTGACTACAACCGAAGCGGTGTACCGCTGATCGAGATCGTATCCGAGCCGGATATGAGAAGCTCCGAGGAGGTTATCGCATATCTGGAAAAGCTCCGCTGCACCATGCAGTATCTTGGAGTTTCTGACTGTAAGCTCCAGGAGGGCTCCATGCGTGCCGATGTCAACCTTTCCGTCCGTGAGGTGGGAAGTGAGACCTTCGGAACAAGAACAGAGATGAAGAACCTGAACTCCTTTAAGGCCATTGCGAGAGCAATCGAAGGAGAGAGAGAACGTCAGATCGAGCTTCTGGAAGAAGGCAGAGCCGTTGTCCAGGAGACAAGAAGATGGGATGACAACAAAGAGTCTTCTCACGCCATGCGTTCCAAAGAGGATGCCAAAGATTACCGTTACTTCCCGGACCCGGATCTTCCGCCGATCCATATTTCCGATGCATGGATCGAAGAGCTGCGTACTTCCATTCCGGAGCTTCGTGAAGCCAAGATGGAGCGTTATCAGAAGGAGTATGAGCTTCCGGCTTATGATGCAGGGATCCTGACCGAATCCAGACATCTGGCAGGACTTTTTGAGGAGACAGCAGTTCTTCTCGGAAACCCGAAAAAGGTGGCAAACTGGTTTATGGTGGAGGTTCTCCGCCTGACAAAGGACAAGGGCCTTGATCCGGAAAGGGTAAGCTTTACCCCGAAGCATCTGGCAGACCTTCTTTCCATGGTGGAGAAAAAAGAGGTCAGCGCACAGAATGCCAAGAAAGTATTTGAAAAAGTGTTTGACGAGGATATTGATCCGGTTGTATATATAGAAGAGAATGGCCTTAAGATCGTAGAAGATACAGGCCTTCTCACCGAAACTGTGAAAAAGATCGTAGATGCAAACCCCGGACCGCTGGCAGAGCTTCTGGGCGGCAAGGATAAGGTTATGGGATTTTTTGTAGGACAGCTGATGAGAGAACTGAAAGGCAAGGCAAATCCTGACAGCGTCAGAAAAGCACTGGCAGAGGAAATTGAGAGAAGGAGATAA
- the gatA gene encoding Asp-tRNA(Asn)/Glu-tRNA(Gln) amidotransferase subunit GatA codes for MDLGKLTALQLAEKIKQHQISVLDGVKYVFDQIEAKEDKVHAYLDTYKKEAYARAKEVQKGIEDGTYTGPLAGVPIAIKDNICIKGKTTTCASKILENFVPQYNAEVIDRLEQAGLVIIGKTNMDEFAMGSTTETSAYGVTRNPWDLEHVPGGSSGGSCAAVAAGETYLALGSDTGGSIRQPSSYCGVTGIKPTYGTVSRYGLVAYASSLDQIGPVGKDVADCAALLEIIAGHDAKDSTSMKREDLDFSASMTDKIVGMKFGVPKEYLSEGLNPEVKEAFMNTLKSLTEMGAVVEFFSMKTTEYMIPAYYIIASAEASSNLERFDGVKYGFRAKEYEGLHDMYKKTRTEGFGEEVKRRIMLGSFVLSSGYYDAYYLKALRTKALIKKEFDQAFSKYDVLLAPASPFTAPKLGESLKDPLAMYLGDIYTVAVNLCGLPGITVPCGKDVAGLPIGIQMIGDCFKENNLFRAAHAYEKKRGDFGTAMEGGEKA; via the coding sequence ATGGATTTGGGAAAATTAACCGCATTACAGCTTGCGGAAAAGATCAAGCAGCATCAGATAAGCGTCCTGGACGGTGTGAAATACGTATTTGATCAGATCGAAGCAAAAGAGGACAAGGTCCACGCTTATCTTGATACTTACAAAAAAGAAGCCTATGCAAGAGCAAAAGAGGTACAGAAGGGCATTGAGGATGGAACCTATACAGGACCTCTTGCCGGTGTACCTATTGCAATTAAGGATAATATCTGCATCAAGGGAAAAACAACTACCTGTGCATCAAAGATCCTTGAGAATTTTGTGCCGCAGTACAATGCCGAGGTTATTGACCGTCTGGAACAGGCAGGTCTTGTGATCATCGGAAAGACAAATATGGATGAGTTCGCCATGGGAAGTACCACAGAAACATCCGCTTACGGCGTCACCAGAAACCCGTGGGATCTGGAGCATGTTCCGGGCGGCTCCTCCGGCGGCTCCTGTGCGGCAGTGGCAGCAGGGGAAACTTACCTGGCACTTGGCTCCGATACCGGCGGTTCCATCCGTCAGCCAAGTTCCTACTGCGGTGTTACCGGAATCAAACCGACCTACGGAACAGTATCCCGTTACGGACTGGTTGCCTACGCATCCTCCCTGGATCAGATCGGACCGGTAGGAAAGGATGTTGCAGACTGTGCGGCACTTCTTGAGATCATTGCCGGACACGATGCCAAGGACAGCACCTCCATGAAGAGAGAGGATCTTGACTTCTCCGCTTCTATGACAGATAAGATCGTGGGAATGAAATTCGGCGTGCCGAAGGAATATCTCTCAGAGGGACTGAACCCGGAGGTAAAAGAGGCCTTTATGAATACGCTGAAGAGCCTTACCGAGATGGGCGCAGTGGTAGAATTTTTCTCCATGAAGACAACAGAATATATGATCCCTGCCTACTACATCATTGCCAGCGCAGAGGCCAGCTCCAATCTGGAGCGCTTTGACGGTGTGAAGTACGGCTTCCGTGCAAAAGAGTACGAGGGACTTCATGATATGTACAAGAAGACAAGGACTGAAGGTTTCGGCGAGGAGGTAAAGCGCCGTATCATGCTTGGCTCCTTTGTGTTAAGCTCCGGTTACTACGATGCTTACTATCTGAAAGCACTTCGCACAAAAGCCCTTATCAAAAAGGAATTTGATCAGGCCTTTTCCAAATATGACGTTCTTCTTGCCCCGGCATCACCCTTTACGGCGCCGAAGCTGGGAGAGAGCCTGAAAGATCCTCTTGCCATGTATCTTGGCGATATTTATACGGTAGCAGTAAACCTGTGCGGACTTCCCGGAATCACCGTTCCATGCGGAAAAGACGTAGCAGGCCTTCCGATCGGGATCCAGATGATCGGTGACTGCTTCAAAGAAAACAACCTGTTCCGCGCAGCACACGCCTATGAGAAAAAACGCGGTGATTTCGGAACAGCAATGGAAGGGGGAGAAAAGGCATGA
- the gatC gene encoding Asp-tRNA(Asn)/Glu-tRNA(Gln) amidotransferase subunit GatC, producing the protein MAKIIDDETMENVCILAKLSLTEDEKEKAKEDMQKMLDYVDKLDELDTSSVEPMSHIFEDENVFREDVVTNGDNHEAMLANAPKKKENQYQVPKTIG; encoded by the coding sequence ATGGCAAAGATAATCGATGATGAAACAATGGAAAATGTCTGCATCCTTGCAAAGCTTTCTCTGACAGAGGATGAAAAGGAAAAAGCAAAAGAGGACATGCAGAAGATGCTGGACTATGTAGACAAGCTGGATGAGCTTGACACCTCTTCCGTAGAGCCCATGTCCCATATTTTTGAGGACGAAAACGTATTCCGTGAGGATGTTGTGACAAACGGAGATAATCATGAGGCAATGCTTGCCAATGCACCGAAGAAGAAAGAAAACCAGTATCAGGTTCCGAAAACAATTGGATAA
- the aspS gene encoding aspartate--tRNA(Asn) ligase, giving the protein MEFMDGICKTRECAWDVLLSESMKDQEATVEGAIHSIRNMGDVAFVILRKKEGLFQTVYENDKTNVSIHNLKEAMCVRLTGTLHEEERAPHGRELRISHVEILSSPAEPLPLAIDKWKLNTSLEAKLNYRPIALRNVQERAKFKIQEALVRAFRDYLYEKGFTEIHTPKIGARGAEGGANLFKLSYFHKPAVLAQSPQFYKQMMVGVFDRVFETGPVFRAEKHNTKRHLNEYTSLDFEMGYINGFEDIMEMETGFLQYAVELLKKDYAHELSILKVELPKVDKIPAVRFDKAKELVAEKYNRKIRNPYDLEPEEEALIGRYFKEEYDADFVFVTHYPSKKRPFYAMDDPSDEKFTLSFDLLFKGLEVTTGGQRIHDYQMLKDKIAARGMDEEGMEQYLDTFKHGMPPHGGLGIGLERLTMQILGEENVRETCLFPRDMNRLEP; this is encoded by the coding sequence ATGGAATTTATGGATGGAATCTGTAAGACTAGAGAATGTGCCTGGGACGTGCTTCTTTCTGAAAGCATGAAAGACCAGGAAGCGACAGTGGAAGGAGCAATACACAGCATCCGTAATATGGGTGATGTGGCATTTGTGATACTTCGAAAAAAAGAGGGACTTTTTCAGACAGTATATGAGAACGACAAAACAAATGTTTCCATTCATAATCTGAAAGAGGCAATGTGTGTGCGCCTCACAGGAACTCTTCATGAGGAAGAAAGAGCGCCTCACGGAAGAGAACTCCGCATCAGCCATGTGGAGATCCTTTCCTCACCTGCAGAGCCTCTTCCACTGGCCATCGACAAATGGAAGCTGAACACTTCACTGGAGGCAAAGCTGAATTATCGTCCTATCGCCCTGCGTAATGTGCAGGAGCGTGCAAAATTCAAGATCCAGGAGGCTCTGGTGCGGGCATTTCGTGATTACCTCTATGAGAAGGGGTTCACCGAGATCCACACACCGAAGATCGGAGCCAGAGGTGCAGAGGGTGGTGCAAACCTGTTCAAGCTGAGTTATTTCCATAAACCGGCAGTTCTGGCACAGAGCCCGCAGTTTTATAAACAGATGATGGTAGGTGTTTTTGACCGTGTATTTGAGACCGGCCCTGTATTCCGTGCAGAGAAGCATAACACAAAACGTCATCTGAACGAATATACAAGCCTTGATTTTGAGATGGGCTATATCAACGGATTTGAGGATATCATGGAGATGGAAACCGGATTTCTCCAGTATGCGGTAGAGCTTCTTAAGAAAGACTACGCTCATGAGCTTTCCATTCTGAAGGTGGAGCTTCCGAAGGTGGACAAGATCCCGGCAGTACGTTTTGACAAGGCCAAAGAGCTGGTAGCTGAAAAATATAATCGTAAGATCCGCAACCCATATGATCTGGAGCCGGAGGAAGAAGCGCTGATCGGAAGATATTTCAAAGAAGAATATGATGCTGATTTTGTTTTTGTCACACATTATCCGTCTAAGAAGCGTCCGTTCTACGCAATGGATGATCCGTCAGATGAGAAATTTACATTAAGCTTTGACCTTCTGTTCAAGGGACTTGAGGTAACTACAGGCGGACAGCGTATCCATGATTATCAGATGCTGAAGGATAAGATCGCAGCCCGTGGTATGGATGAAGAGGGTATGGAGCAGTACCTGGATACCTTCAAGCATGGAATGCCGCCTCACGGAGGACTTGGAATCGGACTGGAACGTCTTACCATGCAGATCCTCGGAGAAGAAAACGTTCGTGAGACCTGTCTGTTCCCACGTGATATGAACAGACTTGAGCCGTAA
- a CDS encoding ANTAR domain-containing response regulator, with product MNTSIVIALPKIEDAKKIRTVLNRYGFTVAAVCNSGANALASISELDGGVLLCGYHLQDMYYRDLLDYMPDYFEMLLMASRGVISEAPTSVLCVGMPLKVGDLVNTVSMMLSQIERRWKKDKKKPKQRSWKEQNYISNAKMLLMERNHLSEDDAYRYIQKCSMDSGTNMVETAQMVLMLLYDSV from the coding sequence ATGAACACGAGTATCGTGATTGCATTACCGAAAATAGAAGATGCAAAAAAGATCCGCACAGTCCTTAACCGATATGGATTCACGGTGGCGGCAGTATGCAATTCAGGTGCCAATGCCCTTGCCAGTATCTCGGAGCTTGATGGCGGCGTTCTGCTTTGCGGTTATCATCTTCAGGATATGTACTACCGTGATCTTCTGGACTATATGCCGGATTATTTTGAAATGCTGCTTATGGCCTCCCGGGGAGTGATCAGTGAGGCGCCAACATCCGTTTTATGTGTGGGAATGCCTCTGAAAGTCGGAGATCTGGTAAATACGGTAAGCATGATGCTTTCCCAGATCGAAAGGCGTTGGAAAAAAGATAAGAAAAAGCCGAAGCAGCGTTCATGGAAAGAACAGAATTATATTTCAAATGCAAAGATGCTTCTAATGGAAAGAAATCACCTGAGCGAGGATGACGCATATCGCTATATCCAGAAATGTAGTATGGATTCCGGGACCAATATGGTTGAGACGGCCCAGATGGTTCTGATGCTTTTATATGATTCTGTGTAA
- the glnA gene encoding type I glutamate--ammonia ligase: protein MGNYTREEILAMAEEEDVEFIRLQFTDMFGTLKNIAITARELPRALDNQCVVYGSHIAGIVGEKEPDLILYPDYNTFSILPWRPQQGKVARLICDMRRADGSEHEMSSRYILKKTAQAAEEAGYTCYVDPECEFFLFHIDDNGMPTTVSHEKAGYLDVSPVDLGENARRDMVLTLEDMGFEVESSHHETAPAQHEIALHYGEAREMADEVITFKMAVRTVAKRHGLHATFMPKPRREVNGSAMHIHFSLFKNGKNIFVDPEDPSRLSEEAYYFIGGLLAHSREMTLITNPLVNSYKRLVPGFDAPTELTWTRNNQNSLVRIPRVNGADTRIELRSPDAASNPYLVFAVCLAAGLDGIQKKIYPTKASNRSLSESDQKEQGIENLPENLREAITLFEDSSWMKEILGEAFCKQYAQAKRKEWLRYSQEISDWEIEEYLYRI, encoded by the coding sequence ATGGGGAATTATACCAGAGAAGAGATTCTTGCAATGGCAGAGGAGGAAGACGTAGAGTTCATCCGCCTCCAGTTTACAGATATGTTTGGAACTCTGAAAAATATTGCGATCACAGCAAGAGAGCTTCCAAGAGCCCTGGATAACCAGTGCGTTGTATATGGCTCTCATATTGCGGGCATTGTGGGAGAAAAGGAGCCGGATCTGATCCTGTATCCGGATTATAATACTTTTTCAATTCTTCCATGGCGTCCTCAGCAGGGAAAGGTTGCAAGACTGATCTGTGATATGCGCCGTGCAGACGGATCAGAGCATGAGATGAGCTCCAGATATATTCTGAAAAAAACAGCGCAGGCAGCAGAGGAGGCAGGGTATACCTGTTATGTTGACCCGGAATGCGAGTTTTTCCTGTTTCATATTGATGATAACGGAATGCCTACAACGGTTTCTCACGAAAAGGCCGGATATCTGGATGTAAGTCCGGTGGACTTAGGCGAAAATGCAAGACGTGACATGGTACTGACTCTTGAGGATATGGGATTTGAGGTGGAATCCTCTCATCATGAGACAGCACCTGCACAGCATGAGATCGCCCTTCATTACGGGGAAGCACGTGAGATGGCAGACGAAGTTATAACCTTTAAGATGGCAGTAAGAACTGTAGCCAAACGTCATGGACTTCATGCGACATTTATGCCGAAGCCAAGACGGGAAGTAAACGGTTCAGCCATGCATATCCATTTTTCACTGTTTAAAAATGGAAAAAATATTTTCGTGGATCCGGAGGATCCGTCCAGATTAAGTGAAGAGGCATACTATTTTATCGGAGGTCTTCTGGCTCACAGCCGTGAGATGACTCTGATCACCAATCCGCTTGTAAATTCTTATAAGCGTCTTGTACCTGGATTTGATGCGCCTACAGAGCTGACCTGGACGAGAAATAACCAGAATTCACTGGTAAGGATCCCGAGAGTCAATGGTGCTGATACCAGGATCGAGCTTCGAAGCCCGGATGCTGCATCCAACCCATACCTTGTTTTTGCGGTATGCCTGGCAGCGGGCCTGGATGGAATCCAGAAGAAGATCTATCCTACAAAAGCTTCTAACCGTTCTCTTTCCGAGTCGGATCAGAAGGAACAGGGTATCGAGAATTTACCGGAGAACCTGCGGGAAGCGATCACACTGTTTGAGGACAGCAGCTGGATGAAGGAAATCCTTGGAGAAGCTTTCTGCAAACAGTATGCGCAGGCAAAGAGAAAAGAGTGGCTGCGTTATTCCCAGGAGATTTCCGACTGGGAGATCGAGGAGTATCTGTATCGGATCTGA